In Monodelphis domestica isolate mMonDom1 chromosome 1, mMonDom1.pri, whole genome shotgun sequence, the sequence GTGACACTTATTCAGGGTCTCTACCACTCTCACACATTATTTTGCTATCTGGAGCCAAAGAGATGAAATGTAATCCTTTTTTCCAATTGGAACACCTTCATATAATTTAGGCTACCTATCATATGTCTTCAAAggcttttcttctttatgttaaTTATTGTCTTATATCAGAATTAGGATGGGAACCCATGTCTCATGATATATAATCCACAGCACATTCTTGTCAAGCTGCCTACACTGAGAATAATTGTATTCGTTTCCCGCTTCTTGTCTCAGTCAGctgtattcattttgatctttgttAGCTTTTTGTGTgttgtattaattagaattttgaactcTTGGACTTCATCCTCCAGAAGTCCTTcagcatttcccagaattcctctcctctctccaccacattgTGTGGTCACGTTTATATATTAGATTGGTGTTTctgtcctctctttctcttctttcttcagatAGCAGTCAAGTTAGGCaggttttactctagctttttatttcaagttgtcattaataaatcttataaatataacatttgagttattgtatattaattttaatctttacagttcactgttttctattttctcagCCTTTCCTACTTATATGTTAACATGTGAATCTCGACATTTCTTGTATCTCCAATATTTTCAGCTTGGTATTTCTGACGTGGAATGAATAGGACAACCACTTCTAAGTCCCTacacttctaattttttttcttgttttcttcaggTCATTTCAGTGTCTATGATAATGACTGGTGAAATGGATGGGGAAAATCACTCTGTGGTAACGGAATTTGTGATGCTGGAACTGTCTGCTTCTTGGGAGATGAATATTctccttttcttgtttttcttttcattctatgTGGGAATTGTGCTGGGAAACCTCTTCATTGTGTTCACTGTGACTTTTGACAACAATCTACACTCCCCCATGTACTTCTTGCTGGCCAACCTATCCCTCACTGACTTTGGTCTATCTACTACAACAGTCCCGAGGATGATCATCGACATTTTCAGTGAACATAAGGTCATCTCTTTCCTGGAGTGCATGATACAGATGTTTTTTATTCATGTCATGGGAGGAACTGAGTTGGTGCTATTAATAGCCATGGCCTATGATAGATACACAGCTATTTGTAAGCCTCTACATTACCTGATTATTATGAACCGCAAAGCATGCATTCGGTTTGCAGTTGTTGCCTGGGTGATTGGCATACTCCATTCCATTTCTCAGTTTGTTTTTGTTATAGATTTGCCCTTCTGTGGCCCTAACAAGCTTGAAAGCTTTTACTGTGATTTCCCCCAGGTTGCAAAACTTGCATGTAGAGATACTTCCAGGGTGGTATTTACGATGACTTTAAACAATGGACTTGTCACCATGGGCACCTTCTTCCTCCTTATCATCTCCTATATCATTATTCTAATTACTGTCAGACATCACTCTTCAGTTGGTTTGTCCAAGGCTTTTTCCACTCTCTCAGCTCACATATCTGTAGTGTTCTTGTTTTTTGCTCCATGTTTCTTTGTTTATGTGTGGCAAGTTCCCACATTGTCCTTGGAtaaatttttgcttatttttatctttcttataaCACCCCTCCTGAATCCTGCCATATATACATTAAGGAACAAAGACATGAAGATGGCAGTGAAAAGACTTATTAATAAGATAGCTGGTTCTAGAGAATTATCATGATGGATTTTGTTGAAcaagattaaaatttatttcaagaTCTTTTTGACCTTTCCCGAATCCTTTGAATTATATATTGAATGAccataaattcataaaaattaatCTACATTCTAGATTTGTGGTAATTAAAAAATATGGGTGACCATTTATTTCTCCTATTTCTACTTCCCCCTTTTGTTTTTGGAGATGGGAATTTAATCTTAAATTGCTTTGAAACTTTTGCTATTCAGTTATCACATATCTAGTAACATAAATTGGTTCCTTCCTTACATGTAATTATATTctgcattaataaatatttaaagaaatgctaGATAGTTTTCATGGAAATTTCATGCTGACTTTAAATCTCCATGTGAAAAGTTCTAGACCATATATAACTTCTATGGAATGCATATTAACAACAAATATGTGACAATGTGTGACAAGAACAAGGAATAGGGAGATTAATGAGATTAAGTAAAAACATGGAGGGAAACCAATCATTGTTTGAAAGGAACTAGAAGGTAAAGAACatttcttattcatctttttattGTTCATACTCTCTAACATAAGGTATTATACTTTGTATACATTAACTGTTTGTGGATGTCCCACAAGAGgtaagatattaaaaataaacaagataaaatagatgaactaatgcagagacaaaattaattttatagcTGTTACTGAACCATGGTAGGATGAGACCTATGAGTGTCATATGGTTTTGTAATATtagaagaaattattattaaaaagaaataagaaaaatgaaaatgaaacaatgtAGCTTTGaataatgaattatatataaGCGAAATTTAACACTATGAAGGAAAAGGGTGGAAAATATGATAGGAAACATTTCAGTGATGATTAATGGATAAAGagataaaagtttattttttagttgGAGAATATTACAgatcatctggaagaaaaaaggaaattgaagaagggATTGGGAAATATATATCATAATCTTAATACAGAAGGATGATAAATAAGTTATTAGAGACTTCAATTGTCCAGTAATCTGCTAGAGTTCTCCCTGCTCCCACTTCTCtcattgtctctctgtctctttccctttctctctgacttttcctttttcttctcctctctgcttctctttgtctctgtataTCTGTCTATATTTGTCTTCATCTCTTAGAAAACTGAGCAGACAATATCTTCttgatttaataattaaaaaaattccaactatgttgaagatggcggcttagagagagctaaagttcagatctcctgaaacccttccttaccgatttcAAACTGAATGCTCACAGGgtactgaaattcaaaacgatcaacagcatagaccccgggagtcctcctcctggacctggacctggatcaaaaggtacggcgccccccaaaagccagaacccgagaccactcagacctaaggggtaggcagaaggaaggtcctaggacccatcccccccaacccagagtgccgagtccgagtctgaggcagcagaggcatcctcagagccccacggcctgctattctgaaggccatatcctgaaaacaacctaacccagtcaagggggcacccagacagcagggaaacagagagggacgggggagctcgtaaccccctgggaggagccctcggagctctgggaagccgcggcccctcctcCTCAGAAAGCAGGgtcatctggaacaacagcaaccctcagggctggcaaaagggcctcgggatccggctattctgaaggccgccccctgaaaacgacctgatccagtcgagggggcacccagacagcagggagacagagagacaggggagcttgtaaccccctggctggattctTCCATCCGAATCTCAATTCAACCCaaggaaagctaatcttcttatcaggagccctcgcccagagctccgggaagccgcggcccctccccctcagagagcagggtttttggaaacaacagtaaccctcaggtctggcaaaagggccttgggagccggctattctgaaggccacatcctgaaaacaacctgacccagtccaggggacacccagacagcaggaaaacagagagatggggggagcttataaccccctggctggatccctccatccccaTCTCAGGttcctgcctcagggcacactcaattcaacccagggacacaccagcaattcctggcttccccaggaagacagaacaacaacttcatagaaaggacaatctgcctggggctaaacctctgaacaccagacagagataaaaaaagctaatcctccctactcagatagagatggcaaactacactgaagcacaaaagcccccaaattccaaaaaaaacaagaagaagggggcaactttggacacattttatggagcaaaaatacaaaacacagaggagacagaaggggaaacacaagcaaatgctctgaaaccttccaaaggaaatggaaactctccacaaaccatgaagaatttgaatactTTGTCCACAGTTATACTGAGTctttgaatcacagaatttcagagttgaaaaggTCCTAGGGGAACATGAACTGTAAATACTCTctgaataaaataacttttttttcagtgaaactAACAAGTGATGATCCATTCCTTCCTTGAAAATATTGGGTTTTATTActgtttcagtcttgtctgacttttTGTCTATGGGTCATAGCTGTCCTtgtggtttccttggcaaagatttggaaatggtttgtcatttcttttttcagtggATCCAGTGGATACATTTTTACAgtcaatcagaggttaagtgacttacccagaataacacaggtaggaagtgactGATGGCAGATTTtgaactttctgactccaggtccagtgctataTTCAATGAGCCATATAGCTGCCTCCTAAACATTGTTACAATTCATCACCTCCAAAGACATCTAAACTCACTTTTAAAATAGCTCTAATtgtaggaaattttcttttacattgaAACCAAATGTGATTCTATACAACTTCTTTGCTCATGGTTCTGTCCTCTGGTGCTAATCAATCAATATGTTTTTATTAAAgagatcaattttatttttgcctccATATTTAAAtggcccttcaaatacttaaagattgCTAC encodes:
- the LOC100020915 gene encoding olfactory receptor 4F15-like is translated as MIMTGEMDGENHSVVTEFVMLELSASWEMNILLFLFFFSFYVGIVLGNLFIVFTVTFDNNLHSPMYFLLANLSLTDFGLSTTTVPRMIIDIFSEHKVISFLECMIQMFFIHVMGGTELVLLIAMAYDRYTAICKPLHYLIIMNRKACIRFAVVAWVIGILHSISQFVFVIDLPFCGPNKLESFYCDFPQVAKLACRDTSRVVFTMTLNNGLVTMGTFFLLIISYIIILITVRHHSSVGLSKAFSTLSAHISVVFLFFAPCFFVYVWQVPTLSLDKFLLIFIFLITPLLNPAIYTLRNKDMKMAVKRLINKIAGSRELS